In a single window of the Canis lupus dingo isolate Sandy chromosome 18, ASM325472v2, whole genome shotgun sequence genome:
- the LOC112663153 gene encoding olfactory receptor 10Q1-like — protein sequence MFTRSPVLNQSGPTEFFFRVLTTVPEFQALLFLLFLLLYLMILCGNTAIIWVVCTHSSLRTPMYFFLCNLAFVEISYTTVVVPLMLSNIWGAPKPIPLAGCGAQMFFFLTLGGADCFLLAIMAYDRYVAICHPLHYTLIMTQKLCAQMVACAVGLALVLSLQLTSLIFTLPFCGHRREINHFLCDVPPVLRLACADIRVHQAVLYVVGILVLTVPFLLICVSYVFIASAILRIRSSEGRRRAFSTCSSHLTVVLLQYGFCAVVYLRPQSTSSVDEDRQFALVYTFVTPLLNPLIYTLRNKDVKGALKKAISSKAASEAL from the coding sequence ATGTTCACTAGGAGCCCTGTCCTCAACCAATCCGGCCCCACTGAGTTCTTCTTCCGCGTGTTGACCACCGTCCCAGAATTCCAggccctgctcttcctcctcttcctcctcctctactTGATGATCCTCTGTGGCAACACAGCCATCATCTGGGTGGTGTGCACGCACAGCTCCCTCCgcacccccatgtacttcttcctctgcaACCTGGCCTTTGTAGAGATCAGCTACACCACGGTGGTGGTGCCTCTGATGCTTTCCAACATTTGGGGAGCCCCGAAGCCCATCCCCCTGGCTGGCTGTGGGGCCcagatgttcttttttctcactcTTGGTGGTGCTGACTGCTTTCTCTTGGCAATCATGGCCTACGATCGCTACGTGGCCATCTGCCACCCGCTGCACTACACCCTCATCATGACCCAGAAGCTGTGCGCCCAGATGGTGGCGTGCGCGGTGGGCCTGGCCCTGGTCCTCTCCCTGCAGCTCACGTCCTTAATCTTCACCCTGCCCTTCTGCGGGCACCGCCGGGAGATCAACCACTTCCTGTGCGATGTGCCCCCGGTCCTGCGGCTGGCCTGCGCCGACATCCGCGTGCACCAGGCGGTCCTCTACGTGGTGGGCATCCTCGTGCTGACCGTCCCCTTCCTGCTCATCTGTGTGTCCTATGTGTTCATCGCCTCGGCCATCCTGCGCATCCGCTCCTCTGAGGGCCGCCGCCGggccttctccacctgctcctcGCACCTCACCGTGGTCCTGCTGCAGTACGGCTTCTGTGCCGTGGTCTACCTGCGGCCCCAGTCCACCTCCTCGGTGGACGAGGACCGCCAGTTTGCCCTGGTCTACACCTTTGTCACCCCCCTCCTCAACCCGCTGATTTACACCCTCAGAAACAAAGATGTCAAAGGTGCTTTGAAAAAGGCCATCAGTAGCAAAGCAGCATCTGAAGCtctctga